A genomic window from Clostridium aceticum includes:
- a CDS encoding spore coat associated protein CotJA produces MMHTPYPGIYPIPFMPMYVMLAHAYVPYQTYMNAYPLTEALMKGTLFPELYQPYVKRWEGKK; encoded by the coding sequence ATGATGCATACACCTTACCCTGGCATATACCCTATCCCCTTTATGCCTATGTATGTAATGTTAGCCCATGCTTATGTACCTTATCAAACCTATATGAACGCTTATCCTTTAACAGAAGCTTTAATGAAGGGTACACTTTTCCCAGAACTATATCAACCTTATGTTAAACGTTGGGAGGGTAAAAAGTAA
- a CDS encoding spore coat protein CotJB, producing the protein MKERMILMRKIQDVEFALTELQLYLDTHPFDQKALMDFNCYSQQLLMLKQQYEMSYGPLLQYGFSPSPYPWKWLDSPWPWEEEF; encoded by the coding sequence ATGAAAGAAAGAATGATTTTGATGCGAAAAATTCAGGACGTAGAGTTTGCTTTAACTGAATTGCAGTTATATTTGGATACGCATCCCTTTGACCAAAAGGCTTTAATGGATTTCAACTGTTATAGCCAACAGTTATTGATGCTAAAACAACAATATGAAATGTCCTACGGACCTCTACTACAATATGGATTTTCACCTAGTCCCTATCCATGGAAGTGGCTAGATAGTCCGTGGCCGTGGGAAGAAGAATTTTAA
- a CDS encoding manganese catalase family protein, whose amino-acid sequence MWIYEKKLQYPVKVTCGPNPKLAQYLLTQYGGPDGELSAALRYLNQRYTIPTNEAKGLLTDIGTEELAHVEIITTLIYQLTKDATVEDMKAVDMGSFYAIRDGALFYSDSNGVPWTATYIQAHADPITDLHEDMAAEQKARAVYEHLLDLTDDPGVKDALRFLREREVVHYQRFGEALRIVQEYMQTKKIF is encoded by the coding sequence ATGTGGATTTATGAAAAAAAATTGCAATATCCAGTTAAAGTAACCTGTGGACCTAACCCTAAGTTAGCACAATACTTATTAACACAGTATGGTGGTCCTGATGGGGAACTATCAGCGGCTTTAAGATATTTAAATCAAAGATATACAATTCCCACCAATGAGGCAAAGGGATTATTAACGGATATAGGTACCGAAGAATTGGCTCACGTTGAAATAATTACTACTTTGATCTATCAGCTAACAAAAGATGCAACTGTTGAGGATATGAAGGCTGTAGATATGGGTTCTTTCTACGCCATACGTGATGGTGCACTATTCTATTCGGATTCCAATGGTGTGCCTTGGACAGCAACCTATATTCAAGCTCATGCAGACCCTATCACAGACCTACATGAAGATATGGCAGCTGAGCAAAAAGCTCGTGCTGTATATGAGCATTTATTAGATCTTACTGATGATCCTGGGGTAAAAGATGCCTTGAGATTTTTGAGAGAAAGAGAAGTTGTACATTATCAAAGATTTGGGGAAGCATTGAGAATTGTGCAAGAATATATGCAGACAAAAAAAATTTTTTAA
- a CDS encoding PrsW family intramembrane metalloprotease, with translation MVTRLFVIAVTPSIAIAIGLYLTDRYDREPLSLLAKVFVLGALSVIPVLVVQRLLLSINIFAGLLGIAFVSFIVAGLTEEYFKRAVVLYTAYRSKHFNEKLDGIIYCGFSALGFATVENIMYVVFRFSSNYYVGIMRGILSVPAHILFAVTMGYYLSLAKYTEEEEVKRKYFQRSLYIPAIFHGLFNFILMAQIPLLMVLFIPYVIYLWRLNLIRLNQYTKHSRDQFNRIIEDEDQ, from the coding sequence ATGGTTACAAGATTATTTGTTATTGCAGTTACACCTAGTATTGCTATTGCAATAGGACTATATTTAACAGATAGATATGATAGAGAACCACTGTCTTTGCTTGCAAAGGTATTTGTCTTAGGTGCTCTATCGGTTATTCCAGTACTGGTTGTACAAAGGCTTCTACTAAGTATTAATATATTTGCTGGTTTATTAGGAATTGCCTTTGTTTCTTTTATTGTAGCGGGCTTAACAGAAGAATATTTTAAAAGAGCAGTGGTTTTATATACTGCTTATCGCAGTAAACATTTCAATGAAAAACTAGATGGGATTATTTACTGTGGGTTTTCAGCCCTTGGATTTGCCACAGTTGAAAATATTATGTATGTAGTTTTTAGATTTAGCAGTAATTATTATGTAGGCATTATGAGAGGAATTTTATCTGTTCCAGCCCATATACTTTTTGCAGTAACAATGGGTTATTACCTTTCTCTAGCGAAATATACTGAAGAAGAAGAAGTGAAAAGAAAATATTTTCAAAGATCTTTATATATTCCTGCGATATTTCATGGATTATTTAATTTTATTTTAATGGCCCAAATACCTCTACTAATGGTTTTATTTATTCCCTACGTCATTTATTTGTGGAGATTAAACTTAATAAGATTGAACCAATACACAAAACATAGTAGAGATCAGTTCAATCGAATTATAGAAGATGAAGATCAGTAA
- the ytxJ gene encoding bacillithiol system redox-active protein YtxJ, with translation MSRRIKKITTVEDLDKIVKKSKKKPVFIFKHDITLSESEEAYQQYIEFIEENEEDVLFCMVDVREYVEVSEAVEEILEINHEAPQLMLIMEEEVVWDDQQNNITSDNLIEVVNEFISI, from the coding sequence ATGTCAAGGCGTATAAAAAAAATTACTACAGTAGAAGATTTAGATAAGATAGTGAAAAAGTCTAAGAAAAAGCCTGTTTTCATTTTTAAGCACGATATTACTTTATCTGAAAGTGAGGAAGCATATCAACAATACATTGAGTTTATAGAAGAAAATGAAGAAGATGTTTTATTTTGTATGGTGGATGTTAGAGAATATGTAGAGGTCTCGGAGGCGGTAGAAGAAATATTAGAAATTAACCATGAGGCACCACAGCTTATGTTGATCATGGAGGAAGAGGTTGTATGGGATGATCAACAAAATAATATTACTTCAGATAACTTAATTGAGGTGGTAAACGAATTTATTTCTATATAA
- the lepB gene encoding signal peptidase I — MKKEIIEWIKTIVLSLVIALIITTFIKPTIVKNYSMIPTLDENNFLIVNRLLYKQGTPSRGDIIVFRSPLKTPAGKDKLLIKRVIALPGEEIVISDGSVFINGEYLEEPYLVDSYTEGSIDAVIPEGKIFAMGDNRGNSLDSRDDILGLVDMEDVIGKAFLRLYPLNRIGFLTTYLPIKSASIIALN, encoded by the coding sequence ATGAAAAAAGAAATTATTGAGTGGATTAAAACCATTGTGTTATCACTAGTGATTGCACTAATTATAACAACTTTTATAAAGCCAACCATCGTAAAAAACTACTCTATGATACCAACACTAGACGAAAATAACTTTTTGATAGTAAATCGTTTGTTGTATAAGCAAGGCACACCAAGTCGTGGAGATATTATCGTGTTTCGTTCTCCACTGAAAACTCCTGCTGGAAAGGATAAATTACTAATTAAAAGAGTAATTGCCCTACCAGGGGAAGAGATTGTAATAAGTGATGGCAGCGTATTTATTAATGGAGAATACTTAGAGGAACCTTATTTAGTGGATTCGTATACGGAGGGTAGCATAGATGCAGTGATCCCAGAAGGAAAGATATTTGCTATGGGTGATAACCGAGGGAATAGCTTGGATAGTAGAGATGATATACTAGGATTAGTAGATATGGAAGATGTGATTGGAAAAGCTTTTTTACGCTTATATCCGCTAAATAGAATAGGATTTTTAACTACGTATCTTCCAATTAAAAGTGCTTCTATAATTGCATTAAATTAA
- a CDS encoding CBS domain-containing protein, with protein MKVRDIMTSHVSASSANASIDEIARKMKELNVGSIPICDNQNHIIGIVTDRDIVVRGIVDGFRVSDNIDKVMSKELIFVSPDTHAHEAARIMAQNQIRRLPVVENGKLVGLVAIGDLAVRNIYVDDAGKALSDISLPSRPMM; from the coding sequence ATGAAAGTAAGAGATATTATGACAAGTCATGTTTCAGCTTCAAGTGCAAATGCTAGTATTGATGAAATAGCAAGAAAAATGAAGGAACTAAATGTAGGATCTATTCCTATATGTGATAATCAAAACCATATTATAGGCATTGTAACTGATAGAGATATCGTGGTAAGAGGGATTGTTGATGGATTTAGAGTTTCCGACAATATAGACAAAGTAATGTCAAAGGAACTAATCTTTGTTTCGCCTGATACTCATGCCCATGAAGCAGCGAGAATTATGGCACAAAATCAGATTAGAAGGCTGCCAGTTGTTGAAAATGGAAAGCTAGTAGGTCTTGTGGCTATAGGCGATTTAGCAGTTAGAAATATTTATGTTGATGATGCAGGAAAAGCTTTAAGTGATATTTCTTTACCAAGTCGGCCTATGATGTAG
- a CDS encoding HPr family phosphocarrier protein produces the protein MLEKLVMVKNKSGIHARPAGKLVKEASKFKSDIFIVKSDSEFNAKSIMNVMSMGAKMGENVLIKVSGEDEKEAFDAIIDLIERGFDDFDE, from the coding sequence ATGTTGGAAAAACTAGTAATGGTTAAAAATAAGTCTGGAATTCATGCTAGACCTGCAGGCAAATTAGTTAAGGAAGCTTCTAAGTTTAAGTCAGACATTTTTATTGTAAAAAGTGATAGTGAATTTAATGCTAAGAGTATCATGAATGTTATGAGCATGGGTGCAAAAATGGGAGAAAATGTACTTATCAAGGTATCTGGTGAAGATGAAAAGGAAGCTTTTGATGCTATTATAGATTTAATTGAAAGAGGTTTTGACGATTTTGATGAGTAG
- a CDS encoding nucleoside kinase, whose protein sequence is MGSKKLQNDISITINEQGPYKYERGISLEEISKDFQHNVKYLIVAALVDNELKELKYTLDEDCEVKFIDLCSSIGSRIYQRSLAFVFIRACLEIFSSCKVSVEHSISKGLYCEVHYKRPINAEDVERIQQRMQEIIEEDVVFEKSRIPLDEAKDIFRDYGQMGKVRLLKYREKPYINIYQCGWLKNYFYGYMVPSTGYLKDFKLHYYAPGVVLQFPRFEDQGQVPDFQEHPKLFKVFRESEKWGEILEIDYVASLNDLIVTQKEGEFIRIAEALHEKKIAKIADSITENIKEKRVVLIAGPSSSGKTTFAQRLMIQLKVNGIKPIAISLDDYFVDRENTPLDEEGQYDFESLYAIDLKLFNRDLERILSGEEVEIPTFNFHTGKREYRGHKIQIQADQPIILEGIHALNDQLTAAISKNNKFKIYISALTQLNVDEHNRIPTTDTRLVRRIVRDSKFRSNDAETTLAMWSSVRRGEEKNIFPFQEEADTMFNSALFYELSLLKKYAEPLLRQVHNTSTYYSEAKRLLKFLNYFISLENEEDIPKTSILREFIGGSSFHKEEKKED, encoded by the coding sequence ATGGGAAGTAAAAAGCTGCAGAACGATATATCCATCACGATAAATGAGCAAGGTCCATATAAATACGAAAGAGGCATCTCATTAGAAGAGATTTCAAAGGATTTTCAGCACAATGTAAAGTATTTAATTGTTGCTGCTCTTGTAGATAATGAACTAAAAGAATTAAAGTATACGCTAGATGAAGATTGTGAAGTGAAATTTATTGATTTATGTTCTTCTATTGGTTCTAGAATCTATCAAAGGAGTTTGGCTTTTGTATTTATTAGAGCATGTTTAGAAATTTTTTCAAGCTGTAAAGTTTCAGTAGAACACTCTATCAGCAAAGGATTATATTGTGAGGTGCACTATAAAAGGCCAATAAATGCCGAAGATGTAGAGAGAATCCAACAAAGAATGCAAGAAATTATTGAAGAAGACGTTGTCTTCGAAAAAAGCAGGATTCCACTAGACGAAGCAAAAGATATTTTTAGAGATTATGGACAAATGGGTAAGGTAAGATTACTAAAATATAGAGAAAAGCCTTATATTAACATTTACCAATGTGGATGGTTGAAAAACTACTTTTATGGTTACATGGTGCCTTCTACAGGATATTTAAAAGATTTTAAATTACATTATTATGCCCCAGGTGTTGTTTTGCAATTTCCAAGGTTTGAAGATCAAGGGCAAGTTCCAGACTTTCAAGAACATCCAAAATTATTTAAGGTATTTAGAGAAAGTGAAAAATGGGGGGAAATTTTAGAAATTGATTATGTTGCATCTTTAAATGATCTTATAGTTACTCAAAAAGAAGGAGAATTTATTAGAATTGCTGAGGCATTACATGAAAAGAAAATTGCAAAGATAGCCGATAGCATTACAGAAAATATTAAAGAAAAACGTGTTGTTTTAATCGCAGGTCCTTCATCCTCTGGAAAAACAACTTTTGCTCAACGTTTGATGATTCAGTTAAAGGTAAATGGTATCAAACCTATTGCTATTTCTCTCGATGATTACTTTGTAGATCGTGAAAATACACCTTTAGATGAAGAGGGCCAGTATGATTTTGAATCTCTTTATGCAATTGATTTAAAACTATTTAATAGAGACTTGGAAAGAATACTTAGCGGCGAGGAAGTAGAAATACCTACCTTCAATTTTCATACAGGCAAAAGAGAGTATCGTGGGCATAAGATTCAGATTCAAGCTGACCAACCTATCATATTAGAAGGAATTCATGCTTTAAACGATCAGTTAACTGCTGCTATTTCTAAGAACAACAAATTTAAGATATATATTAGTGCTCTAACACAATTGAATGTAGATGAGCATAATAGAATTCCTACCACCGACACTAGATTAGTAAGACGAATCGTCAGAGATAGTAAATTCCGTTCTAATGATGCAGAAACTACTTTAGCTATGTGGTCATCTGTAAGACGCGGAGAAGAAAAAAACATTTTTCCTTTTCAAGAGGAAGCAGATACTATGTTTAACTCTGCACTGTTTTATGAATTAAGCTTACTAAAAAAGTATGCAGAGCCTTTGTTGAGGCAAGTGCATAATACAAGTACTTACTATTCAGAAGCCAAGAGATTATTAAAATTCTTAAATTATTTTATATCGTTAGAAAATGAAGAGGATATACCAAAAACCTCTATCTTGAGAGAGTTTATAGGGGGCAGCAGTTTTCATAAAGAAGAAAAAAAAGAAGACTAA
- a CDS encoding DUF456 domain-containing protein, translating to MENTLMVISFVLIILGVMGIFLPILPGPILVLVGIVLYGFVTDFAVISLYWIVLFSILTFITIVVDYLASFMTAKKFNVSSWGMIGMFIGGFSGLVILNVVGLIIGQVVGLTLGELLSGREWKESIKAGGAGVIAYFVSLVVKLLITAIVVGIFIYLIR from the coding sequence ATGGAAAATACATTAATGGTTATTAGTTTTGTTCTTATCATATTAGGTGTTATGGGAATTTTTTTGCCAATTCTGCCAGGACCTATACTGGTATTGGTGGGGATTGTATTGTATGGATTTGTTACAGACTTTGCTGTGATCTCCTTATACTGGATCGTATTATTTTCCATTTTAACTTTTATCACCATAGTAGTAGATTATTTAGCATCTTTTATGACAGCTAAAAAATTTAATGTATCCTCTTGGGGAATGATAGGTATGTTTATAGGAGGATTTTCAGGACTTGTTATCCTAAATGTTGTAGGGTTGATTATTGGTCAAGTGGTGGGCTTGACACTGGGAGAACTTTTATCTGGAAGAGAATGGAAAGAATCTATAAAGGCTGGCGGTGCAGGTGTTATTGCCTACTTTGTTAGTCTTGTGGTGAAGTTATTGATAACAGCTATTGTCGTTGGAATTTTTATTTATCTTATACGATAA
- a CDS encoding DMT family transporter encodes MENKENMYRVHVLLFIAVIGVSFSAILIKNTAAPASIIAMYRMLITFFLFLPVALIKGKKEIQELVRKDFLLCCVSGLFLALHFITWMTSLKYTTVVSSTVLVGLQPIFTAIIGYMLFKERLSKKGFLGMLMAIGGSSMMGFLSFHAGRGHLYGNILALLGAFFGALYIIIGRGIRKKISTLTYGFIAYGTCSLFLVIMNIVLKLPFTGYTPKDYTLFFGMAVLCTIGGHTIFNWALKYIEANKIATTMLGEPVGATFLAVLLLKEIPSLGQILSGIFILSGLYIFMGTDKEKTEPLVTYSEG; translated from the coding sequence ATGGAGAATAAAGAAAATATGTATAGGGTCCATGTGTTATTATTTATTGCAGTAATAGGTGTTTCTTTTTCTGCAATACTTATTAAAAATACAGCAGCCCCTGCTAGCATTATTGCTATGTATAGGATGCTGATTACTTTTTTTCTCTTTCTTCCAGTTGCCCTCATAAAAGGGAAAAAGGAGATACAAGAACTTGTTAGAAAAGATTTTTTGCTTTGCTGTGTTAGTGGATTGTTTTTGGCGCTTCACTTTATTACTTGGATGACTTCCCTAAAGTATACGACAGTGGTATCTTCAACAGTGCTTGTAGGGTTACAACCTATCTTTACCGCAATCATTGGATACATGCTATTTAAAGAAAGGTTAAGTAAAAAAGGATTTCTGGGAATGTTGATGGCTATTGGTGGTAGTAGCATGATGGGCTTTTTAAGCTTTCATGCTGGGAGAGGCCATTTATATGGAAATATTTTAGCTCTTTTAGGTGCTTTTTTTGGTGCATTGTATATTATTATAGGGAGAGGCATAAGAAAAAAGATATCTACACTAACCTATGGGTTCATTGCCTATGGTACTTGCAGCTTATTTTTAGTGATAATGAATATAGTACTAAAACTTCCTTTTACAGGCTATACGCCTAAAGATTATACTTTGTTTTTCGGAATGGCAGTTTTATGTACTATTGGTGGACATACAATTTTTAACTGGGCCTTGAAGTATATTGAAGCCAATAAAATAGCCACCACCATGTTGGGGGAACCAGTAGGAGCCACTTTTTTAGCTGTTTTGCTTTTAAAAGAAATTCCTAGTTTGGGGCAAATCCTCAGTGGTATTTTCATATTATCAGGACTCTACATCTTTATGGGTACCGACAAAGAAAAGACAGAGCCTCTGGTTACCTACAGTGAAGGATAG
- the lepB gene encoding signal peptidase I, which yields MKSINSRYYNLLKKIIITLGLFLVMDTFILGIANVEGDSMHPTLNTSDRVIFLKLPYFRRNIKRGDIVIFSPPESLGREDEFFVKRVVAVEQDMYIIQNGVLGINDTEVFEDYICPEDYIDKDYCYIEGIVPEDKLFVLGDNRNNSNDSRRFCCIGKRLVKGRAILRIWPLNEITTFSNPYN from the coding sequence ATGAAAAGCATCAATTCTCGTTACTATAACTTACTGAAAAAGATCATAATTACCTTAGGGCTTTTTTTAGTCATGGACACCTTTATACTTGGTATAGCTAATGTAGAGGGAGATTCTATGCATCCTACTTTAAACACCTCCGATAGAGTCATCTTTTTAAAACTTCCTTATTTTCGTAGAAATATAAAAAGAGGGGACATTGTTATATTTTCTCCCCCTGAAAGCTTAGGCAGAGAAGATGAATTCTTCGTTAAAAGAGTAGTGGCGGTAGAGCAGGATATGTATATTATACAAAATGGTGTTTTGGGGATTAATGATACAGAAGTGTTTGAAGATTATATTTGTCCGGAAGATTATATAGACAAAGATTATTGTTATATAGAGGGTATTGTACCTGAAGATAAACTTTTTGTTTTAGGAGATAATAGAAATAACAGCAATGATAGTAGAAGATTTTGTTGTATAGGAAAAAGACTTGTTAAAGGTAGGGCAATACTAAGAATATGGCCGCTAAATGAAATAACAACTTTTAGTAATCCTTATAATTAA
- the queG gene encoding tRNA epoxyqueuosine(34) reductase QueG, whose amino-acid sequence MKLKDQIKDYGKSIGIDLLGFTSANAFEEIRSILEKREALGHLSGFEEKDIELRIDPKKTMTDAKSILVIGLSYYNENIKKSENHETEFSGVLARTAWGKDYHYVLKEKLEEIAAFIQKQDKDFQYKIFVDTGPLVDRQVAYRAGLGWYGYNSLLINEKYGSWFFIGYMLNNIAFEEDKPLTNKNCQGCNLCIKHCPKGAIEGPYGFHAKKCVSNLLQQKEDIDEEDRKILGKNLYGCDICQSVCPHNKKAVLMTEGDFAPQVVSPTPDLIEILYMSNKAFKETYGTTSAGWRGKRTLQRNAIIALANNGDKKAIPHLLPLLEDDRPEIRRYGIWAIFQLDPFTGKEISKEMKKKEQDEKVLNTIEDCLNKIFSSKNQ is encoded by the coding sequence GTGAAGCTAAAAGATCAAATCAAAGATTATGGAAAATCCATCGGTATAGACCTACTAGGTTTTACAAGTGCTAATGCTTTTGAAGAGATAAGAAGCATCTTAGAAAAGAGAGAAGCGTTAGGACATCTTTCTGGTTTTGAAGAAAAAGATATAGAACTTCGTATTGATCCTAAGAAAACCATGACAGATGCTAAATCAATTCTTGTGATAGGGTTGTCCTATTACAATGAAAATATTAAAAAGAGCGAAAATCACGAAACAGAATTTTCTGGTGTGCTAGCCAGAACAGCTTGGGGGAAGGATTATCATTACGTTTTAAAGGAGAAGTTAGAAGAAATTGCTGCCTTTATTCAGAAGCAAGACAAAGACTTTCAGTATAAGATTTTTGTAGATACGGGACCTCTAGTGGATCGACAGGTGGCCTATAGAGCTGGTCTAGGGTGGTATGGATACAATTCTCTTCTAATTAATGAAAAATATGGTTCTTGGTTTTTCATAGGTTACATGCTGAATAATATAGCTTTTGAAGAAGACAAGCCATTAACAAACAAAAACTGCCAAGGGTGTAATCTATGCATAAAACATTGTCCTAAAGGAGCCATAGAAGGTCCTTATGGGTTTCATGCTAAAAAATGTGTATCTAATTTACTACAGCAAAAAGAAGATATTGATGAAGAAGACAGAAAGATTCTAGGAAAAAACCTTTATGGCTGTGATATCTGTCAAAGTGTTTGTCCCCACAATAAAAAAGCAGTATTGATGACGGAAGGTGATTTTGCACCTCAAGTGGTTTCTCCTACACCAGATCTAATAGAAATACTTTATATGTCTAATAAGGCTTTTAAAGAAACCTATGGAACAACTTCAGCAGGATGGAGGGGCAAGAGGACTCTTCAAAGAAATGCAATTATTGCTCTGGCAAACAATGGAGATAAAAAAGCAATACCTCATTTACTACCTTTATTAGAAGATGATAGGCCTGAAATAAGACGATATGGAATATGGGCAATTTTTCAACTAGACCCCTTCACCGGCAAAGAAATTTCCAAGGAAATGAAGAAAAAAGAGCAGGATGAGAAGGTACTCAATACAATAGAGGATTGCCTTAATAAAATATTTTCCTCTAAAAACCAATAG